From Aliamphritea hakodatensis:
ATAGCCGGATGTGCCATAACCGTTTCAACATACGCCTTGCTCAGAGGACTGATAGCCGGACCATAAGTGTTGAACCGCAGTGCAACCGGCGCATACATGAAGTCGGCGATGCTCAGCTCCCCAAACAGCCAGGGACCAATCTCCTGATGTTCATAGCGCAGCTCCTGCCACATCAGGTCTATTCGCCAGACGTCTTTCAGGGCTTCAGTTGAAAGATCAACAAAACGTCGCGCCCGGCAGTTCATTGGCATTTCTTCACGCAAAGCCATAAATCCGGAATGCATTTCACAACTGATCGCCCGGGCCTGAGCCCGTTTTGCCGGCTCCTGCGGCCAGGCTGCCCCGTTCAGACAGGTGTCATTGATGTATTCACAAATGGCCAGCGAATCCCAGACTTTCACATCGCCATCAATCAGTGCCGGCACCTTCGCCGCCGGTGAAACAGCCTTAATCTGCTCAGCAAATTCAGGGGTTCGTAATGCCAGACGGCGCTCATCAAACTCAACATTACAGGCTTTCAGCATCAGCCATGGCCGTAAAGACCAGGATGAATAATTTTTGTTTCCGATGATTAATTCCAAAATACATCCTCTTGTATCATGTGCGCATTGCGCATTTATGCCATAGGAAAATAATTCTGTTGCGTCTGAATGCGCCCTATCCATGCCTGAATTGCCGGATATCCGGACAAATCAAAGCCGCCTTCCCCCGCCACATGGGTATAGGCATACAGCGCAATGTCAGCCACCGAGATCTGATCATCCACCAGAAAGCCGGTTTCCTGGAGCTGCTGCTCCATTATCTGCAGTGCCCGGTGACCGCCGGCCTGCTTCGCTTCATACTCTGCGCGCCGGCTTTCCGGCAATCCCAGATAGCGGGCGATAAACCGGGCCACGGCTATACAGGGTTCATGGCTGTACTGTTCAAAAAACATCCACTGCATAATGCTGGCCCGGGCAAAACGGTCTTCCCGCCACAGCGCTGTCCTTTCGGTCAGATAACTCAGGATGGCATTGGACTCTGACAGATAACGGCCATCGTCCAGTTCCAGTAACGGAATCTTGCCATTAGGATTCTTCTTCAGAAATTCAGGGGTGTGGGTCTGGCCTTGCAGAATATCCACAGCGACCCATTCATATTCAAGCCCCAGTAACGCCGCCGTCAGTAAAACTTTATAGCAGTTACCTGACTGCGCATCGCCATAAATCTTCACAATTTCCCCCTCCTTTCCTTTCCCGGTTAGATGTCCGCCGGCCGTGTGCTCACTGGGTGTACCGGGCAGCGCATCTTTCATCCGGCTATTCTGGCCGCTTGCATTTACCGCCACCAGCGAATAGTTTTGATGCCTCCCATTCTGATTGCTAATGAATACCTTATGGACATTGATGCATTGCGCAGCTTCATCGCCTTCGTGGATACCGGCAGTTTTACCCGGGCGGCGAAACAGATCTTCCGCACCCAGGGTGCTGTCAGCATGCAGATGAAAAAACTCGAGGAAGAAACCGGACGTTGTCTGTTTACAAAAGATGGCCGTAATCTCAGCCTGACAGATGATGGCCGAAAACTGGTGAGCTACGCGCGGCGAATTCTGGCCCTGCATGATGAAGCGCTGGGAGAGTTTTCCCTCACCGCCGGAATGCCGCCGTTACGCATCGGCTGTCCGGACGATTATGCACAGGAAATTTTTCCTGATCTGGTCACAATGCTGCTGGAAGAATACCCTCACCTGCAGATTCGTCTGCTGTGTGATAACAGCAGCGGCCTGCGACAGGCACTGGATCAGGGCAAGCTGGACCTGGCCATTCTGACCCGGGCACCGGATAAGGAAGAAGGCTATCTGTTGCGTCACGATCACGGAATCTGGGTACATGCAGGCTTTCCTGAGTTACAGCACCGGCCGGTACTGCCGCTGGTGCTGTATGAGGCGGACTGTAAGTTCCATTCCAGTGCGGTGGACGGGCTGGAAAAGCAGGGGCAGCGCTTTCAGGTCCTTTGTGCGTCCAGCAGTGCGACAGCAATCAAAAGCCTGTTACGCCGTGGTATAGGGATCGGGGCGCTGGCGTCTTCTACCGTAGATGCCGGGCTGGAAGCCTGCACCCGTTCAGACCTGCCAACCCTGCCGATGGTCGATATCGTACTGGCGGTTGCCCCAACACCCCATCCACTGGTCGGCACATCGATGGCCCGGAAACTCAGCCAAAAAATGCTCAGCCAGAGGGCAAGCTGAAGGCTTCTTTCTCCGGTTGCGCCAGCAATGACGTCAATTGCGACATGACTACCCAAAGTGACGAAGTAATCCGTTCCTTGCCCTTGCTACTGCTTAGCTCCTCAGCATAAAGTCCCCAAACCAAAGTCTAATACGTGCTACATAAAAACGATAAGCTGCCGGTCTTTCTTTGGGGATTCACTTCGGAAAATGCATTTCACAATGCCGCATAATAATTAGATGTCTGCTCAGGAGTAGTCTGATGCCAATTCGCAGTCAGTTTATTTTAGCCTTACTCATAAGTATCGTGATTCCGGTCGCCTGTATCACTACACTTGCCATATTTGAATTCAGAAAAAGTGCCGTCGGTAACTTTGAGCAAGCCAGCCTGAGCGAAATACGTCAGGTAGATAATGCTTTCAGCCTTTACCTGAACGGTTTAGCCGAAGATGTTGCTTACCTGGCGAAAAAGCCCGAACTGCTCCAGCTGGACGGCAGCGCTGCTAAATACATTGATAAAGCAGCGGCGCAGATGACGCCATTGCAGAACGGTGAGAAAGAAGCGGCAACATTCCGCTTATTTGATACCTTCGGTCAGGCCCGTCCTGATCTTACTTACGTGTTTCTGGGCCTGAGTGACGGCGCCTATATTCAGTGGCCAAGCGGTAAAAACGGCCAGAACTATGACCCGCGCAAACGCCCCTGGTATGCCTCAGGCGAAGCCGCCAACGGACGGATCATCCGTGCCCCCGCGTATAAGGATATCGTCACCGGTGCCCCACTGGTGGACTATCTGGTGAAATTCAAAGCAGCAGACGGTCTTACCGGTGTTGTCGGCGTCGATGTCACCCTGGATAAACTGACCGAGATGCTCAAACAGGTTAAGTTCGGTCAGTCCGGTTATGTCATGATGATTGAAGATACCGGCACCATTCTGGCAGACCCTTCAAACCCGGATAACAACTTCAAGCCGGTCAGCGAACTGGGCGACTCGTTTACCCGCCAGATCAGTGCTGAAGGTATTTCCGAAGTGGAAATTAATGGTCAGAACTGGTTTGCTACCGTGTACGTTTCACCCACACTGGGCTGGAAGTTTGTGGGTCTGGTACCTGAAGGCGAAGTATTTGCCGTGATTGACGAACTGGCCGGCCTGATCCTGCTGATGAGCCTGGTACTGGTGGCCATTTTTGTTGCATTTGCCGCCTGGTTTGCCAACCGGATTACCAAGCCGATGCAGATCATCACCACCGGCTTACAGGAAATCGCCAGCGGTGAAGGTGACCTGACCCGCCGGCTGGATATTAAGGGCAAAAATGAATCTGCCCAGATGGCCGCCGCGTTCAACAGTTTTGTTGAGACCATCAGCACTCTGATCAGTGAAATAAAGTCCAATGCCAATCAGGTAGGCAGCTTTGCTCAGGAAGCGAATGAAGTTTCCACTGAGGTCAGCCAGGTCGCCACTCAGCAATCCCGCTCGATCGAAGGGGTTTCCACCGCTTTCTATGAAATGGTAACGGCCTCCAATGAGGTGGCTCAGCACTGTACCCTGACCGCGGATGCTGCAAACAACAGCCAGCAACAGGTAGAAGAAGGCCGTAAGCTGATCGTGAATACCTCCACACTGGTAAATGAGCTGGAAGCCATTATTGTCGACTCGAACCAGGCGATGTCTGAACTGGCAGATGAATCCCGCAACATCACCAGCATTCTGGAAACCATCCGCGGCATTGCCGGCCAGACCAACCTGCTGGCCCTCAACGCAGCCATTGAGGCGGCCCGTGCCGGTGAAAGTGGCCGTGGCTTTGCGGTTGTGGCCGACGAAGTACGCACGCTGGCTCAGCGGACCTCGGAATCCACCGAAGAGATTGATACCCTGATCACCAGCCTGACACAGCGGACCCAGGTGGTTTCTGAAAAGCTTTCCAGCAGTCTGGAAGGTTCGAAGCAAACGGTCGAAACCACTCAGCAAACTAAATCGGTCTTTGAGGCGATTGAACAGTCGGTGGACAGTATCCGTGATCTGGCCACACAGATTGCGTCTGCAGCCGAAGAACAGAACCTGGTCACCGAGGAAATCAACAAGAACATTCATGATCTGAATGATGAAGCCTGCCGGGCTCAGGGAATCGCAGAAGACTCCCGCCAGACGTCCGATAAGATGAATGAAATTTCCACTGACCTGAACACCCTGGTCGGGCGGTTTAAGACCTGATCAGCCAGTGATGGCCGGCGGTAAGGTTACTTATGCGTCACCTTACCGCCAATAATTTTATACGCTGGCACACCGCGAATCAGAGTTTCCCGGGCAAAAGGAATGCCGCAGCCGGGGCACTGACAGGCCACCTCGGTATAATCGGCAACAATCCGCTCCACAAAGCACTTAACCAGCGCACCTTTCCCCCCTTTACGGTACCGGAATAACGGTGCCCGGCACTTGGCACAATAGATATCCACCGCCTTTTCCGGCAGTTTTTTGTTTGGCTTAGCCATGCATCACCCGGTTATTAATCGTCCATACGCCTTCACCGCCACCGGCTATAACAGCATGGGTTATCGCCGGAAAAAGGTCAGGGAATCGTCCGGTAAATTTCATCAGACGCGCCTAATAATAACAGCGGTGGCTGATAGCCCACCAGCTCAGCACTCTTCAGATTCACCGCCATTCTTACCGGCTCAACAAACAACTGGGATAACTGGTTAGGTTTTGCACCGTTAAAGATCTTCCCCAGAGTCATGGCATGAAAATCACCCACCGCCCGGTGACCGGCCTGGGAAATACTCATCAGGATGCCCTGCCGCACTTCCCGGCCGCCGTTCTGGGAAAATGTCGGGATTTTATGCCGGTTCACAATAGAGATCAGCCTGGGCAGGCTGTTATCAGTAATCCCCCCCTGGGTGGTGACATAAATCGCATCGGTGTTCTGCACCAGGGTGTTAAAACAGTCAATCACACTGGCTTCAGCCTGCCGGGTATCACTGATATCGCTATGGGTGTAACAGGGAACCAGTGTAAAACCGCGGCGCTTTGCCAACTGCTGTGCTTCACTCCAGCCGGCATAGCTGCGCCCGGCATCACTGTCTTCCAGCGCGATGCCTAAACGCCGGAATCCCACCAGATCATGAAATACCCGTAACTGGCGTAAGTACCGGTCCGGATCAACCCGGGCGTGAACATGATCAAAGCCGGAATCATCAACGCTTTTAACAATGCCGGCAGAGATCGGGTTACTGGCTGAAATAATTAACGTATTGGTGGCATGACGACTGTTGGCCAGATCCTGCCCGGCCCAGGTACCGGCGGCAATCATCAGATCAATATCCTGTTGCTCACGCAAACGGGCAAGCACAGTCTGTTGCACGGTTTTCCGCTGGCCGTCATCCCAGCCGGCGCTGTAATGGGCATCGGCTACAAACTGGATATAACGGCCACTGGCTTCTTCACTGAGCCAGCGCCACAGGTCCGCGGTTTGCTCCCCTGAGGTTTCCGGTAACGGCCGGGGCTCCAGCCAGCCCCTCTTCATCATGGCTCTGATGGTCGCTGTAAAAATTTTCCGGTAGTAAATGTATTCACCACCTTCAAGATACCCTATACGCCAGGGTTTACCCTTATTCGTCGCCGGTGCGGATGAAAAGTCTGGAAGTGTACTGGCTGCCACCGGGCCGCATATAAACAGAATGCTGCCCAATAGCAGTGTGATAAAAGTCCGGATCAGCATGGACCTGCCCTCTCAAAAATCGGTATATCATGGTCCTTGCGCGGGCACTGTGTGCCTCTGTTTTGCCATCCTGTTCACTGGCTGTTGATATCAGTCTCTGATAACCGGGACAACCTTACTGCACCTCCGGTGACACTGCGTCTGTCTGTTTATCCGTCAGCCTTTTCTGACCGCCGGTTAACAAAGCAACACAGTTCTCAATTCCAGTATAGGCAAGCATATAGTGACGGCGTAGAATAGCAGCAAAATTATTACCCAAACCAGTGAATTCCTGCCATGACCATCGAAAGTGCCATCAGCTTCTTCATTGCCATTTTTATTTTTGGCATTACACCGGGCCCCGGCATTTTCGCGATTCTGGCCAAGGCAATGGTTCAGGGTGGCCGCGCCTGCTTCCTGCTGGCGCTGGGAATGACGATCAGCGATATCTGCTATCTGATTCTCGCCTGCATGGGCCTGGCAACCATTGCTGAACACTGGGGAGAGGTATTTACGGTGATCCGCTGGGTCGGCGCAGGGTATCTGCTGTATCTGGGCTATAAACTCTTTACCAGCCCGGTGAGCAAGGCTGACAGCGAAGACGTACGCAGTAACCGCAGTGGCGATTTTCTGCAGGGCTTTCTGATTTCAGCCTCTAACCCTAAGGTTATTCTGTTTTATATTGCGTTTCTGCCCACCTTTATGGATCTGCAAAGCTTGCAGGTAACCGATATCGCACTGGCATCCGTTCTGACATTATTTGCCCTGATGGCCGGGCTGATGCTGATCGCTCACAGCGCACACTGGGCCAGTGCAAAACTGAAATCCGCACGGGCTCAGCAAAACCTTAACCGCAGTGCCGGCAGCATTATGATGGGGGCTGGCGTATATCTGATCGCCAGCCGCTGAAATCAGCACGTATCCCGTCTGTTACTTTTACGCTGCAACCCTTGAACAGGCTTAATTCATGAACCAACTGCATGCTCCGCAGGGCGACTTCACCCTTAACCGTTATCCCGTCCGGGCCAAAGAGACGCTGCGCGCATGGGACGCAGCGGATGAATATATTTTGCAGAACATCGCCGACGCGCAAGCCAGCGGGGAGGCATTTCAAAACGTACTGATCATCAATGACAGTTGCGGTGCTCTTGCCACCGCACTCGCGCCAATGCGGCCGGTGATTATGAGCGATTCATTCGTTTCTCATCAGGCGATCCGGCACAACTTGCAAAGCAACTGGCCGGAGAAAGTCCCGCTGCACCTGACCGACTGCCTGCAATCACCGGCTGAATATTTCCCGGCCACCGAAGCACCCGCAGATCTGGTAATACTGAAGATCACCAAAAGTCTGGCCCAGCTGGAAGATCAGTTACACCGGCTGCGCCCTTTAATGGGAGAGAACACCCGGGTGTTGGCAGCAGGCATGGTCAAAGCCATTCATACCTCCACCCTGGAACTGTTCGAAAAAATCATTGGCCCTACCCATACTTCACTGGCAAAGAAAAAGGCCCGCCTGATTCACTGCCAGCCGGATCTGTCATTGTCACCGGCCCCGAATCCGTTTCCTAAGGCCTTACCGCTGCCGGAACACCGTCTGGACATCATTAATCACGCCAGCGTATTCTCCCGGGACAAACTGGATATAGGTACCCGGTTCTTTCTGGATAATATGCCTGCCAGTGACGCACCAAAACAGATCATAGATTTAGGCTGCGGCAATGGTTTACTGGGGATAGCGGCGGCCGGCAGCCACCCGAATGCCACCCTGACCATGGTGGATGAGTCCTTTATGGCAGTGGCATCCGCCGAACGGAACTTCACTTTTAATCACCCTGACCGGACAGCACACTTTCAGGTCACCGACTGCCTCACCGGCATTGCTGACAACAGTGCTGACCTGATCCTCAATAACCCGCCTTTTCATCAGCAAAATACCATTGGCGACTTTATCGCAGTGCAAATGTTTAAAGATGCCAAACGCACCCTGAAAACCGGCGGCGAACTGCTGGTGATCGGCAATCGTCATTTAGGTTATCACGTAACGCTGAAGCGGCTGTTCGGTAACTGCACAACGCAGGCCAGCAATAAAAAATTTGTCATCCTGCGCTGTATTAAACGCTAAGCCCGAACACCAAACGGCGACAACGCCCTGAAACACAAGGCATTGGCGGTAATATCGACGCTAAAAATAATACTGCCAACTGAGTTAATAGCAGTTATTATGTACACTGAAGCACGCAGTTTGCGCAGACAAATACCAGCCAGGTTATTGTGAAAGCCGGGAAAGCCCGGATCAGAAACTCAGCCTGTCGGGCCGGACCAGACACAAAAAGTGTATGCGTATCAACGCCACTTCGGCCACCCCGAGAAGTCTGAACCCTGAGATGAAAACAGAACGTTATTATTTGCCTTAACAGCCGGACCGCTATGCCGCTAACACACATTCGCCAGCCTGGTTTTCTGAATTTTACTGTTCGGCGTCCGTTGCAGGTTTTGCTGTCGCTGGCGCTGGTTCTGCTCGGTCACAGCGGGCAATCCTATGCTCAGCAGGAAGCCATGTATGACGAAGATCTGGCCTACAGCGATGACAGCTACGCGATCTCCGAACTGAATTATCTGGCCGATATTCCGCTGGTATCAGCGGCCACCCGGCTGCCACAGCAACGGCACGAATCACCGGCGGCAATCACCGTTATCGACCGGGCGGTTATTGATGCATCCTCTGCGCTGACCATTCCGGACCTGTTCCGCCTGGTACCTGGCATGATGGCTTACCACACCTCGTCCAATACGTCGGCGGTTGCCTATCACGGTATGAGTGACAGGTTCCCTTCCCAGATGGAAGTAATGGTTGATGGCCGCTCCATCTATGTACCGCTGTTTTCCACTGTCATCTGGGACACCCTGGGTCTCACGGTAGACGATGTTGACCGTATTGAAGTGGTCAGAGGCTCCAACAGTGCTACCCACGGTTCCAATGCGTTTATGGGGGCCATCAATATTATTACCCGCTCAGGTTTGTCCCACCCCGGCAGCAGCCTGAAATATACCAGCGGCAGCCACAATACCCAGAACTTTGAAGCCCGGCACAGCGGCAGTTATTCGCTTGGCAATTATGCCCTGTCTACCGGCAACCTCAGTAATGATGGCAGCGACACATTCGACGATAAAACAAACCGCCGGTATCTGAACTTTAATACCGTGGTCACACCCAACTTGCGGGACACTCTGACATTTAATCTGGGCTTCAGTGAAGGCTTCACGGATGTCGGGGATGTCGACAGCGCACCGGCTCTGGAAGAACGCACCTTTCACAACAATACCCAGCATATTAAGTGGCAGCGCATTCTTCAGAATGAAGCTGAGCTTGAAGTCCGCTATGCCCACAGTTACAGCAATCTTGATGCCGACAAACTGGATATCCCCACGGTACAACAGGCGCTGGATCTGACCAACCCGGCACTGATTGCCCTGATTCCAAACTTTATTGCCGCCAACCCGCTGCGAAAAACGTCAGAAGTCGGTGATATAGAACAACATGAATTAGAAATGATCTGGCGAAAACAAACCTCGCCAGCCAATCAGTTTATCATCGGCAGCGGTTACAAGTTCAACCGGGCCCGCAGCCTCGAATTACTGGATACCCGTGACTGGGTCAGCGAAGAACGTAGCCGGGTTTTCGGCAACTGGGAATACAGCGGTATCCGTAACTGGGTATTCAATGCAGGCGCAATGGTTGAACATGCCACTGCCGGCAACAGTGGCACCCGGATATCACCGCGCCTGGCGGCCAATTACCGACTGACGCCAACCAGCGGATTACGCAGTTCTGTCAGCCAGGCATACCGGATGCCTTCATTACTGGAAGCGAATCTGCAAACGGTGGTCTACAGCCCCGCCGGACTGCCGCCCGGAACCCCGTCAATTTATCAGATAGAAAGCCTGGCTAATGAGGATATTGAACCTGAGAGGCTGAGAACGCTGGATGTGGGATATTTTAAAAACTGGCCCGAATATAACAGCCAGATGGATCTGCGGCTATTTTACGAACGTATCGATAACGGTATTGAGACGGCTTTTCGCCCCCTCACCACAGCAACCGCCAGCAGCGACCACCGCTATCGGATTGAAGACAATGGCGCTGAATGGAATAACAGGGGCTTTGAAACCCAGATCCGCTACCAGCCCAACATGCTGTATAACCCACTGATTTTATTTAATTATAGCTATATTCACGTCCGGGGGTTTCGTAACCGGGGCCACAGTACTGTTGGCAACCCCGACAACATTGACCGGCTAGAGAACCGAACGCCGATGCACACCGCCTCGCTGCTGGCCAGCATTACCCTGCCGGATAACCTGCAACTCAGCCTGAGTCATTTTTATATGTCTGAAGTGGAATGGCTGGAAGGCAGCAGCGGTGGACCGAACCCACAATACAACCGTACCGATATTAAAGTCAGTAAGAACTTTAAATATTCGAACGGTAACGCACTGAAGCTTAACTTTATCGTGCACAACTTACTGGATGACTCGTATCCGGAATTTTACGTAGACAACCTGTTTGACCGGCGGGCTTATGTGCAAGTGGAACTGAGCTTTTAAGCGGCCACGGAATGTTATCGCCGTGCTGCAGATCACTGTCAGAGTTAGCATATGGATAAGTGTGAACTGACCAGAAAGCCCCTGACTTACGGGGGTAAAATAGTGTTTAGCCTGTTTGCCCTGCTAGGCATTATTAAAGTATGTGTTGCCAGCGCAGCAGCACAGGCACTTATCGTCCTGAGTAACGAGCAACAGCCTTACCAGATTGTTAACCGTGAAATTATTTTGCAATCAAAAGGCCCGGTCCCCCAGACCATTTCAGTGGATAACTTACGTCATCGCCCTGTCAGTTACCTGCAGCAATTTAATCCACTGATTACTGTTGGCAGTGCTGCAGCCGATTATCTGTTTGCCAATGCCCCTGACGGCAGTCAGATTATCAGCAGCTTTATCCCCAAACCCGGTTACCGGCGTTTACTGAACCGTTATGCTCACCGGCTGCAGCAAGTTGGCCATACCGCAGTTTTTCTTGACCAGCCATATCACCGGCACATCAGACTGGCACGGGCCGTACAGCCTGACGCACGCAATCTGGGGGTAATACTCGGCCCCACGACAGGTAAAGATCTGCCGGCACTGGAAACAGCCAGCAAGGCAATGGGCTTCAGGCTCAATCATGATGAGCTGGTCAGTAAGGATAATCCGTTACAGATGCTGCAACCGATTATGGCCGGTTCTGATATTTTTCTGGCCTTACCCGATCAGGCAATTTTCAACCGGACAACCGCCAAGTGGATCCTGTTTATGAGCTATCAGCAGCATATTCCACTGATCGGCTTTTCCCGCAGTTACGTCGATGCCGGCGCACTGGCTGCAGTCATTTCCACACCGGAACAGATCGGCCTGCAAACCGCCGAAATTCTGAATCGGTACAATGACTCAGGCACCCTGCCCCCGGCCGGTTACAGCGCGTATTTTTCCGTCATTACAAACCCTCAGGTCGCCCGTAACCTGAATATTGAATTACCCGCGCCTTCTCAGCTTGAAGCCCGCCTGAAAGAGGTTGAACAACGATGAGTTTGCTGCAGAACGGCTTCGCCAAAGGCATTCGCCTTAAAGTATTTACCATCACACTGGTACCGTTACTGGTGATGACGCTGATGCTGGCCGGTTACTTCATTTCTACCCGAATCGCGGATAACGAAACGGCTCTGATTGAGCGGGGAGCAACCATGTCCCGGCTGATGGCTGCGGCAGCAGAGTTTGGCATCATCTCAGAACTCACACCGCAACTGAAAGCCCTGAGTAAAGGGCCAATACAGGAATCCGACGTTAAAGATGTAATTTTCCTCAACGCAAGCGGACAACTGATTTACCGCTCCACAGAAATCGACTTCCGGTTTATTCCCCGACCAACGCCCACATACAACCGACACAACGGTTACTGGTTGTTCGCCACACCGGTGATGGCAACCGGCATTCTGATAGATGACTCGCGGGAATATTCTGAACCCCAGACACCGGAAATACTCGGTTGGGTTGTCATTGCAATATCCAGTGAATCCATGCGCGAGCGGCAGCTGGATATTATTATTAATACCCTGATTTTATTGCTGATCGGAATTCTGGTGACTTTTGTTGTGGCTGCCCGGGTCGGACACACCCTGACAGATCCGATTATCGATCTCACAGAACTGGTGGGTAAACTCCAGCAAGGGCAACTCTCTGCCCGGGCCACCGAACAGTCTGACGCCGAAATCGGCTCCCTGGAACGGGGCATTAACCTGCTGGCAGAACGGGTCCAGGCCTCGAATCAGTTGCTGGAAAGCCAGGTTGATAAAGCAACCCAGCGCCTGCGCAAGACCATGCAATATCTGGAAACCCAGAACCATGCCTTACATAAAGCGCGGGAACGGGCTGATCAGGCCAATATGGCCAAAGATGAGTTCCTTGCACGCATGAGCCATGAGTTGCGTACCCCGCTGACTTCCGTACTCGGCTTTACCGGCCTGCTGAAACAGACTGATCTGAGTTATGAACAGCAGGAACATTGCCGGATCATCAGTCAGACATCTACCATGCTACTGGCAATCATCGATGACATTCTGGATTTCGCCAAATTGCAATCCAATGCCATTCATCTGGAAAGCATCCCGTTCAGCCCGGAGGAGTGCATTCACAGCGCCATAGAAATGCAGGCCCAAAGTGCTGCAACAAAAGGGCTGGAGCTGGTTTATCAGGTCAGCAATGAGATCCCGCCGGTGGTACTGGGTGACCCGATGCGCTTACGTCAGGTGGCCACAAACCTGATAGGCAATGCTATCAAATTTACTGAACACGGCCATGTCATTGTCAGCCTGAAACGCCTTGAAAGTGAGGATGACTCTGTACGGATAGAATTGACGGTACAGGACAGCGGAATCGGCATTGATCCGGAACAGCAGGCACACCTGTTCAGCGCATTTTCACAGGCTGATTCTTCCATTACCCGCCGTTTTGGCGGCTCAGGTCTGGGCCTGGTAATCGTTCGTAAACTGTTGGAGCTGATGGCTGGGGAAATACGGCTGAACAGCATGCCCGGACAGGGAACTGAATTCATCTGTGCACTGAACTGCCTGCCGGCCGCCTCTGCGCTGACCGGCACCGCCGCCCATTCCCTGACACACACCAAAGAACTGATTATCTATGACCGGCACCGCAGCAGTTTACAGGCCCTGACCCAACTGGCAGAAAACAGCGTGGCCCGGGTCTATCCATGCCGTACTCTGGAACATCTGAATAACTATATTGAACAGGCACCCGGCATAAACAGCGCGCTGATTTTTGGTCTGAGCGCCGATCCGGATACGGCACGTGAACAAAAGCGGCATATTCCGGCGCTGTTCCGGGGCTTTAAAGGCAATATCCTGTTATTGGTGCCGTCACTCAACAACGATGTCAGCGAGCTCACCCGGGGCCAGAACCATCACAACATCACCGTGCTGACCAAGCCCCTGCG
This genomic window contains:
- a CDS encoding glutathione S-transferase family protein, with protein sequence MELIIGNKNYSSWSLRPWLMLKACNVEFDERRLALRTPEFAEQIKAVSPAAKVPALIDGDVKVWDSLAICEYINDTCLNGAAWPQEPAKRAQARAISCEMHSGFMALREEMPMNCRARRFVDLSTEALKDVWRIDLMWQELRYEHQEIGPWLFGELSIADFMYAPVALRFNTYGPAISPLSKAYVETVMAHPAIMEWVAASVTEDEVLEDAEVGLEFDG
- a CDS encoding glutathione S-transferase family protein codes for the protein MKIYGDAQSGNCYKVLLTAALLGLEYEWVAVDILQGQTHTPEFLKKNPNGKIPLLELDDGRYLSESNAILSYLTERTALWREDRFARASIMQWMFFEQYSHEPCIAVARFIARYLGLPESRRAEYEAKQAGGHRALQIMEQQLQETGFLVDDQISVADIALYAYTHVAGEGGFDLSGYPAIQAWIGRIQTQQNYFPMA
- a CDS encoding LysR family transcriptional regulator; this translates as MPPILIANEYLMDIDALRSFIAFVDTGSFTRAAKQIFRTQGAVSMQMKKLEEETGRCLFTKDGRNLSLTDDGRKLVSYARRILALHDEALGEFSLTAGMPPLRIGCPDDYAQEIFPDLVTMLLEEYPHLQIRLLCDNSSGLRQALDQGKLDLAILTRAPDKEEGYLLRHDHGIWVHAGFPELQHRPVLPLVLYEADCKFHSSAVDGLEKQGQRFQVLCASSSATAIKSLLRRGIGIGALASSTVDAGLEACTRSDLPTLPMVDIVLAVAPTPHPLVGTSMARKLSQKMLSQRAS
- a CDS encoding methyl-accepting chemotaxis protein, producing MPIRSQFILALLISIVIPVACITTLAIFEFRKSAVGNFEQASLSEIRQVDNAFSLYLNGLAEDVAYLAKKPELLQLDGSAAKYIDKAAAQMTPLQNGEKEAATFRLFDTFGQARPDLTYVFLGLSDGAYIQWPSGKNGQNYDPRKRPWYASGEAANGRIIRAPAYKDIVTGAPLVDYLVKFKAADGLTGVVGVDVTLDKLTEMLKQVKFGQSGYVMMIEDTGTILADPSNPDNNFKPVSELGDSFTRQISAEGISEVEINGQNWFATVYVSPTLGWKFVGLVPEGEVFAVIDELAGLILLMSLVLVAIFVAFAAWFANRITKPMQIITTGLQEIASGEGDLTRRLDIKGKNESAQMAAAFNSFVETISTLISEIKSNANQVGSFAQEANEVSTEVSQVATQQSRSIEGVSTAFYEMVTASNEVAQHCTLTADAANNSQQQVEEGRKLIVNTSTLVNELEAIIVDSNQAMSELADESRNITSILETIRGIAGQTNLLALNAAIEAARAGESGRGFAVVADEVRTLAQRTSESTEEIDTLITSLTQRTQVVSEKLSSSLEGSKQTVETTQQTKSVFEAIEQSVDSIRDLATQIASAAEEQNLVTEEINKNIHDLNDEACRAQGIAEDSRQTSDKMNEISTDLNTLVGRFKT
- a CDS encoding ABC transporter substrate-binding protein — protein: MLIRTFITLLLGSILFICGPVAASTLPDFSSAPATNKGKPWRIGYLEGGEYIYYRKIFTATIRAMMKRGWLEPRPLPETSGEQTADLWRWLSEEASGRYIQFVADAHYSAGWDDGQRKTVQQTVLARLREQQDIDLMIAAGTWAGQDLANSRHATNTLIISASNPISAGIVKSVDDSGFDHVHARVDPDRYLRQLRVFHDLVGFRRLGIALEDSDAGRSYAGWSEAQQLAKRRGFTLVPCYTHSDISDTRQAEASVIDCFNTLVQNTDAIYVTTQGGITDNSLPRLISIVNRHKIPTFSQNGGREVRQGILMSISQAGHRAVGDFHAMTLGKIFNGAKPNQLSQLFVEPVRMAVNLKSAELVGYQPPLLLLGASDEIYRTIP
- a CDS encoding LysE family translocator, with translation MTIESAISFFIAIFIFGITPGPGIFAILAKAMVQGGRACFLLALGMTISDICYLILACMGLATIAEHWGEVFTVIRWVGAGYLLYLGYKLFTSPVSKADSEDVRSNRSGDFLQGFLISASNPKVILFYIAFLPTFMDLQSLQVTDIALASVLTLFALMAGLMLIAHSAHWASAKLKSARAQQNLNRSAGSIMMGAGVYLIASR